The sequence TTGAAGCAATTCATATTGTTTTATTTGTGAATCATTTAAACCAATACTTTTATTTAACTCCGTTATTTTTTCAGAATTTCTTTTTATATTTTGTTCTAATACATCTTTATTGTTTTTAACTTTTAATGTTTTCTCTAAATCTGTTATACTATCTTTAATATTGAAATAACTGTCAATAATTCTTTCCCTCTCCTTATCATGTGCTTTGACAGTTTGTATAAATACATCTTCATATTGATAAAATGAATTTTCATCTTCAATAATTAAATCTCTAATTACTTTATTTAAAGCCCTCCCCTTTTTATTAACTTCAGGTTCAGCAAGTTTGATTAAATAATTTTGAGGTAAATATTTTATATCTGGCAGTACACTATTTTCAGAACTATCCCTAAACATCAATTGAGAGATATTTCCTTTCGTCTTTATTTCAAAATTAAAGGAATCATCATATTCTCTAAAATCATATTTATTTTCGATATTCTCATTTTTAAAAAAAATTATATCTGGGTGTAGAGTTTTTGCTATGTTATAAAGTAAGATTGACTTACCAGATGATTTACCACCAACAATAACATTTAAATTTTTGTTTAACTTTATAGGTAAAGGAGTGAATCTATCGTCCGAGGTAATAAATCTAACTTCATCAATAACAAGTTTATCTTCTTTAAAATCAGGTTCATTTTCTTGAATTCTAACTCTTTGTGTTGGTTCAAAAATAATTTGTTTTAATCCTTCAAATGTTGGATCAGCTTTTATCCAAGTCGCTTTTTTAGAAGGAAATTTTCCATAATCCGAATACTTATGCGCATCACTCCCCGCAACACAAGGCTTTGGTTTACTTCCTAACGTTTTGAAAAAATTTTCAAAAAAAGCCTTATTTTCCTCTGTCAATTTTCCACCAATTAAATCAATGTTAGTTTGATCTCTCGATTCAAATATATCAGCAGTTTGCATAAAATAGTTATCAGCATGAGGATACTTTTTCCAGTCCAACTCTAACAATCCATCGCTAGTATCGTACGGTAAAAAAACAAAACCTGATGCACTTGGAATTTGCTTAAAAGCATCATGAAGTGATTCTTTTGTTATTTCAGCCGTTTGTGAACCTAATAATAAAAGTTTATCATCATCTAAAGTTTTAGGATCCTCAAAACTATGATGTTTTGCTTTACTAGCATCTAAACTTTTAGCTAATTGAATTAATGAATCGTCTGAAAGTTTTTTATTTATTGATCTAATATATAATTCAGACTTAAAATCAATCAATTGTTGTCTTGATAATTTATCTGAAAGTATAAAGTGAATATTTAATCTGTAACTAGTTGGGCTTTCAACGCGAAGTTCCATACCAGGCAAAACTGTTTTTTTAAGTTCATCAGGATTTTTAATTAAATAATCTTGAAGTTCTAAATACCAATCAAATGTCCAATAATCCATCAAACAAAAAACTGCAACATCACTTTCATTAATTATTTTAATAAAATTTTTAATCTCAGCATTAATTTCTTCTTTAGACATTTCTTTATACTTTTTTGTTCCTGTCCAATAAAATGATGCTGGAGTGTGAATATGCAAATCCCATTTTCTCCATTCTGAACCTCGATTACTCATAATTATTTTATTTTATGTTAGTTAGCTTATGTTCTATTTAAAAATCTAGTCATCAAAAATGCATAAAATTCAAGTAGCTATTTTACGGTTTTCCATAAACACAGAAATTGAACAACTCTCAAATATATATAAACAAAAAACTCTCAAACCAAGTACAAACACCTGATTTAAAAGCCAACAAATAATCTTTATAAATTAAAACCTAAATCCCAAAAAAGCTCTTAGTATTTTTAGTCGTCTCCTCCGCTACCTTATCTAAAGTAATTCCTTTAAACTGTGCAATTGTTCCGGCAACATACGGCAGAAAAGCAGGTTCGCAACGGCGTTCGTGGTATTTATTCAAGAGACTGTTCGGGACATTTTTAGGAAGCATAAACGGCGCATCGGTTTCAATCATCATTCGGTCGAGCGGTACGTACTGAATCACTTCTTTTAAATGACTATAACGTTTGGCATCTGAAATCGCTCCCGTAAAACCCAAATAAAATCCGTTATCGAGATAGGTTTTGGCTTCTTGCAATGTTCCCGTAAAACAATGTACAACGGCTTTTGGCAATTGCGGTAAATAGTCTTTCGTGATATTCATAAAAGAATTGAAAGCGCTTCTTTCGTGCAAAAACAAAGGTTTCTGAACTTCGATCGCCAATTCTAATTGGGCTTTATAACATTCTTCCTGTTTGTTTCGGGGCGAAAAATCACGATCAAAATCGAGTCCGCATTCGCCAACCGAAACCACGTTTTTCAGTTCTAATAATTTCCTGAGTTTCGAAATACTCTGCGCATCAAAACTTTTCGCATCATGAGGGTGTATGCCCGCCGTCGAATATAATATTCCCGGATATTGTTTTGCGATTTCTAATGAAGTTTCGCTGTTTCGTACGCTTGTTCCCGTTAGGATCATTTGCGATACATCGGCGTCGAGCGCGTCTTGTACGACATCGTCTATGTCGTTTTGGAATTGTTTGTTGGTTAAATTAATTCCGATATCTATATATGTTTTCATGTTTTTGTTTTTTGCCACTAAGGCACTAAGACACAAAGTTTTTTTCTTTGGTCTGGTTATTATTTTATTAATCTCGCAATCCCGATAGTTATCGGGAGCAGAGTCGCTAAGTTTTTTTTAGCCACAGATTATTAAGATTAAAAGGATTATTTTAAAATCTGTTGAATCTGCAAAATCTGCGTGAAAAAATTCTTTGCGAACCTTGCGTAAATCTTAGCGAACTTTGCGGTTAAAATTATCATAAAGCGTTAGACGCACTGCCGTGCGCCTCTACACTGAAAACTGCGACCGCGACTGAACACTAAAAATCAATCCTCACGGCTTCCGTCATCAGCCATTCTCACTAATTTCGGTGTAAACTTCGCTATAACATCCACTAAATCCTGTTGTGCTTCCATCACCTGATTGATATCTTTATACGCCATTGGGGCTTCGTCCAGACCAGCTCCGATAAGCGTAACGCCATGATCTTTCAGAATCGATTTCATTTCGTTTTGTGTGATGTTTTTTATCGCTTGGGTTCTGCTCATTTGTCTTCCTGCTCCATGCGAAGCCGAATTAATGGCGTTCTCCTCGCCTTTTCCTCTCACCAAAAATCCCGGTGCGGTCATACTTCCCGGAATGATTCCCATAACGCCTTTTCCGGCTGGGGTTGCTCCTTTTCTATGTACGATCACTTCTTCGCCGTTCCAGATTTCTTTCCAGGCAAAATTATGGTGGTTTTCGACTTTGGCTAAAATCGTCGCACCCAAAGCACGTTCCATTTTGTTATGGATAATCTCGTGACAAGCCGAAGCGTAATCTCCCGCCAAATTCATCGCCAGCCAGTATTCCTGACCTAATTGCGAATTCATATCTAAATATGCTAAGTTTTTTGCTACTTCTGGAAGTTTACACTCATCTTTGGCGATTTTAGTATAATGTCCCGCAATTGTTGCTCCCATTCCGCGTGAACCGGAATGCGTTAACAAAGTGACGTATTTTCCTTTTGGGATATTCAAAACCGCATCGTCTTGCGCAAATTCCATGATTCCGAATTCCACAAAGTGATTTCCACCGCCTGAAGATCCTAATTGCGACCAGGCTTTATCTTTCAATTTCTTCACAAACGGATTCATATTGAAAGTTTCGTTCTCCAAAACCGCATGATCTGATTTGTACTGACCGTGAAATCCGTGACCTGCTCCAAAAATAGAATTCGCGATTAATTCTTTTTTGAATTTTGCTTCGTTTTCAAAGTAAAAATCTTCGGGAATATCATAGACCGACAACGCCATTCTACATCCAATATCAACTCCAACACCATACGGAATAATGGCATTTTTTGTGGCTAAAACGCCGCCAATTGGTAATCCGTAACCTTGGTGCGCGTCCGGCATTAAAGCTCCGGCAACTGTAACAGGCAATTTCATGGCAACTTCCATTTGTTTTCTAGCTCCGTCTTCAATATGATCCAATCCGTAAGCCGAATACGCATTTGGATTTTCATTTAAAGCGATGAAATCTTCTGGTTTTTCATTCGATTTTTCGATTAAAGCCACAGCCAGTTTGCTGAAGATTTTATCGTCGATATAATTTTCTGGAGTTTCTAAGACGTTTTTATAATGAGCAATCATTTCGTCACGTTTAAATCCGTGTCTTTTGCTGTTTATTTTTAAGGCAATTCCAATTATTTTTCCTTC comes from Flavobacterium sp. KACC 22761 and encodes:
- a CDS encoding TrlF family AAA-like ATPase, with the translated sequence MSNRGSEWRKWDLHIHTPASFYWTGTKKYKEMSKEEINAEIKNFIKIINESDVAVFCLMDYWTFDWYLELQDYLIKNPDELKKTVLPGMELRVESPTSYRLNIHFILSDKLSRQQLIDFKSELYIRSINKKLSDDSLIQLAKSLDASKAKHHSFEDPKTLDDDKLLLLGSQTAEITKESLHDAFKQIPSASGFVFLPYDTSDGLLELDWKKYPHADNYFMQTADIFESRDQTNIDLIGGKLTEENKAFFENFFKTLGSKPKPCVAGSDAHKYSDYGKFPSKKATWIKADPTFEGLKQIIFEPTQRVRIQENEPDFKEDKLVIDEVRFITSDDRFTPLPIKLNKNLNVIVGGKSSGKSILLYNIAKTLHPDIIFFKNENIENKYDFREYDDSFNFEIKTKGNISQLMFRDSSENSVLPDIKYLPQNYLIKLAEPEVNKKGRALNKVIRDLIIEDENSFYQYEDVFIQTVKAHDKERERIIDSYFNIKDSITDLEKTLKVKNNKDVLEQNIKRNSEKITELNKSIGLNDSQIKQYELLQKDLEAINLEIEKIRNDYKKIVKFNFESEKVLSELKRQKDIIQLSLENPELKAEFESQYVKLDDLINSINNFIISYETTQDDNGKTLFKNDNLFRQLLSHKIKEKEAKEKELEPLNKNKVTEKIIKTLEESINEDKKSLNAIIQLNKEIKEYERALAEEKTKLFDLYQETFNQYLSVLHNLRPRVEDLKKDQLDIKGLEKFNFSKFRNYMLEISHGGSKSYMEFDICDESKKALDDFDVQILMKDLKDMFFKIENDEYKLLKNITKPHAIKVLLNDYFFDYWEIEYKGDKLGKMSSGKASFVILMLIIGLSKSKAPILIDQPEDNLDNRSVSKDLVDYLKNKKLERQIILVTHNPNIVVNADAENIIIANQIGQNDTKSSSPYQFDYINGALENSFVKIETEEDLLKSMGIREHIADIVEGGREAFKKREEKYGF
- a CDS encoding TatD family hydrolase; its protein translation is MKTYIDIGINLTNKQFQNDIDDVVQDALDADVSQMILTGTSVRNSETSLEIAKQYPGILYSTAGIHPHDAKSFDAQSISKLRKLLELKNVVSVGECGLDFDRDFSPRNKQEECYKAQLELAIEVQKPLFLHERSAFNSFMNITKDYLPQLPKAVVHCFTGTLQEAKTYLDNGFYLGFTGAISDAKRYSHLKEVIQYVPLDRMMIETDAPFMLPKNVPNSLLNKYHERRCEPAFLPYVAGTIAQFKGITLDKVAEETTKNTKSFFGI
- a CDS encoding RtcB family protein encodes the protein MKTQINGTDILELGFPEGKIIGIALKINSKRHGFKRDEMIAHYKNVLETPENYIDDKIFSKLAVALIEKSNEKPEDFIALNENPNAYSAYGLDHIEDGARKQMEVAMKLPVTVAGALMPDAHQGYGLPIGGVLATKNAIIPYGVGVDIGCRMALSVYDIPEDFYFENEAKFKKELIANSIFGAGHGFHGQYKSDHAVLENETFNMNPFVKKLKDKAWSQLGSSGGGNHFVEFGIMEFAQDDAVLNIPKGKYVTLLTHSGSRGMGATIAGHYTKIAKDECKLPEVAKNLAYLDMNSQLGQEYWLAMNLAGDYASACHEIIHNKMERALGATILAKVENHHNFAWKEIWNGEEVIVHRKGATPAGKGVMGIIPGSMTAPGFLVRGKGEENAINSASHGAGRQMSRTQAIKNITQNEMKSILKDHGVTLIGAGLDEAPMAYKDINQVMEAQQDLVDVIAKFTPKLVRMADDGSRED